A single region of the Rhodococcus sp. W8901 genome encodes:
- a CDS encoding ABC transporter family substrate-binding protein: MAQVWHGFSREFGRRLLGAAAAVSVLTVAACTANPPPPVESTDSPKPTTAVPTKNTVVVAIDDVGIGFNPHLLADQSPANSAVSALVLPSPFRPVVDPARPGVTTWIPDPSVLVSATATPETPATTDTAPETPDVAPAVPTTITYQLRNEAQWSDGAPIAAEDFRYLWQQMISQPGVVDPAGYGLIEDIASSGGGKTVTVKMSAPYPAWRELFTDLLPSHLVKDSPGGFARGLADNIPVSGGRFHIKSVDRGRDEIQLERNDRFWDTPAKPDQILMRRGGSPAQLADSMRSGDAQVARVHSGAATLAQLSVIPDVQTGTELQPRVLSVTLNGRVPALADRQVRRGLLGLLDPNLLATVGAGSESAAVPARAQILAPSDPGYAPTAPPPPTREQAFGLLAAAGYQLLPTTTTEGAAPETLTEGRMVHDGEQLTLVLGAPENDDTAVAVANTVADQWRGAGIAASVLSLPAEELYGEALASGRVDAVVGWERAGSDPATSLASRFGCLPLTASEAASATPEPGSTSARELRSPSNLSGLCEPALQPAIDEALRGQGDVARVIADAEPKLWDLAAVLPVLQDNTVVAVGPGVQGVVMGGPVQVGIFTDAGAWTRTK, encoded by the coding sequence GTGGCGCAGGTCTGGCACGGGTTCTCCCGTGAGTTCGGTCGGCGGTTGCTGGGGGCAGCCGCCGCGGTGTCGGTGTTGACGGTGGCCGCGTGCACCGCCAATCCGCCACCGCCGGTGGAGAGCACCGACAGCCCCAAACCGACGACGGCCGTCCCGACGAAGAACACCGTCGTCGTCGCGATCGACGACGTCGGTATCGGGTTCAACCCGCATCTGCTCGCCGACCAGTCGCCCGCGAACTCCGCGGTGAGCGCCCTGGTGTTGCCGAGTCCGTTCCGCCCCGTGGTCGATCCGGCGCGGCCGGGCGTCACCACGTGGATTCCGGACCCGTCGGTGCTGGTCTCGGCCACAGCGACGCCCGAGACCCCTGCAACTACCGACACGGCCCCCGAGACGCCCGACGTGGCTCCCGCGGTGCCGACCACGATCACCTACCAGCTGCGCAACGAGGCCCAGTGGTCCGACGGCGCCCCGATCGCCGCCGAGGACTTCCGCTACCTGTGGCAGCAGATGATCAGCCAGCCCGGTGTCGTCGATCCCGCGGGATACGGGTTGATCGAGGACATCGCGTCGTCCGGTGGCGGGAAGACGGTGACGGTCAAGATGTCCGCGCCGTACCCCGCGTGGCGGGAGTTGTTCACCGATCTGCTGCCCTCTCACCTCGTGAAGGATTCGCCGGGCGGATTCGCGCGCGGTCTGGCGGACAACATCCCCGTGTCGGGTGGCCGGTTCCACATCAAGTCGGTCGATCGAGGTCGGGACGAGATCCAGCTCGAACGCAACGACCGGTTCTGGGACACCCCCGCTAAACCGGACCAGATCCTCATGCGGCGTGGCGGCTCGCCCGCGCAGCTCGCCGACTCGATGCGGTCCGGCGATGCGCAGGTGGCCCGCGTCCACAGCGGTGCCGCGACGCTTGCCCAGCTGTCGGTGATCCCGGACGTGCAGACCGGCACCGAGCTCCAGCCCCGCGTGCTGTCGGTGACGCTCAACGGACGGGTCCCCGCCCTGGCCGACCGGCAGGTCCGCAGGGGGCTCCTGGGCCTGCTGGACCCGAATCTGCTCGCGACGGTCGGTGCCGGCAGCGAGTCGGCGGCGGTGCCGGCGCGAGCACAGATTCTGGCTCCGTCCGACCCGGGTTACGCGCCCACCGCACCGCCACCGCCGACGCGTGAGCAGGCGTTCGGGCTGCTGGCCGCCGCCGGCTACCAGTTGCTTCCCACCACCACCACCGAGGGCGCTGCCCCCGAGACCCTGACGGAGGGCCGGATGGTGCACGACGGCGAACAGTTGACGCTGGTGCTGGGCGCCCCCGAGAACGACGACACCGCGGTCGCGGTCGCGAACACGGTGGCCGACCAGTGGCGTGGGGCCGGTATCGCCGCCTCGGTCCTGTCGCTGCCCGCCGAGGAGCTGTACGGGGAGGCGCTGGCGTCGGGCCGGGTCGATGCGGTCGTCGGCTGGGAACGCGCCGGATCGGATCCGGCGACCTCCCTCGCCTCCCGTTTCGGATGCCTGCCGTTGACGGCTTCCGAGGCCGCCTCCGCGACACCGGAACCGGGTTCCACGTCGGCCCGCGAGTTGCGGTCGCCGAGCAATCTCTCGGGCCTGTGTGAACCGGCGCTGCAGCCGGCGATCGACGAGGCGCTGCGCGGCCAGGGTGACGTGGCGCGGGTGATCGCGGACGCCGAGCCCAAGCTGTGGGATCTGGCGGCGGTACTGCCGGTGCTCCAGGACAACACGGTGGTCGCGGTGGGCCCCGGCGTGCAGGGCGTCGTGATGGGCGGTCCGGTCCAGGTCGGCATCTTCACGGATGCCGGAGCGTGGACGCGGACGAAGTGA
- the mshB gene encoding N-acetyl-1-D-myo-inositol-2-amino-2-deoxy-alpha-D-glucopyranoside deacetylase: MNGRRILFVHAHPDDETLTTGGTIARYAADGAEVTVLTCTLGEEGEVIGDRWAGLVADRSDQLGGFRILELTRALEALGASEPRFLGGAGRWRDSGMAGTPSAANPRAFVNADQDEAVGELVAVIRELRPQVVVTYDPVGGYGHPDHVRAHHLTTAAVEAAGTDAFPEAGGPWEVAKFYWTVTEESALEAGIAAIDAVPEGWRLPEPGELPRVPDSTVTAVVDVAPVMAAKLAGLRAHRTQVTVAPSGTEFALSNDVAQPVLSEEHFVLVRGQSGPVDERGRETDLCAGLGS, from the coding sequence GTGAACGGTCGGCGCATCCTGTTCGTCCATGCGCATCCCGATGACGAGACCCTGACCACGGGCGGCACCATCGCGCGCTACGCGGCGGACGGGGCCGAGGTGACGGTGCTGACGTGCACCCTCGGCGAGGAGGGGGAGGTTATCGGTGACCGGTGGGCCGGTCTGGTGGCCGACCGCTCCGATCAGCTGGGGGGCTTCCGGATCCTGGAACTGACCCGCGCACTCGAGGCCCTCGGCGCCTCCGAGCCGCGATTCCTCGGCGGCGCCGGGCGGTGGCGCGATTCGGGCATGGCCGGGACGCCGTCGGCGGCGAACCCGCGCGCATTCGTCAACGCCGATCAGGACGAGGCGGTCGGGGAACTGGTCGCGGTCATCCGCGAACTGCGTCCGCAGGTCGTGGTCACGTACGACCCGGTCGGCGGGTACGGGCATCCGGATCACGTTCGGGCGCATCACCTCACGACCGCCGCGGTGGAGGCCGCGGGCACCGACGCCTTCCCCGAGGCGGGCGGGCCGTGGGAGGTCGCGAAGTTCTACTGGACGGTGACCGAGGAGTCCGCGCTCGAAGCGGGGATCGCCGCGATCGATGCCGTGCCCGAGGGCTGGCGGTTGCCCGAGCCGGGCGAGCTGCCACGCGTGCCGGACTCGACGGTCACCGCGGTGGTGGACGTCGCGCCGGTGATGGCGGCGAAGCTCGCGGGTCTCCGCGCGCACCGCACCCAGGTGACGGTGGCGCCGTCCGGCACGGAGTTCGCGTTGTCGAACGATGTCGCGCAACCGGTCCTGTCCGAGGAACACTTCGTGCTGGTCCGTGGACAGTCCGGTCCCGTCGACGAGCGTGGGCGTGAGACGGACCTGTGCGCCGGACTCGGGTCCTGA